The following proteins are encoded in a genomic region of Anolis carolinensis isolate JA03-04 unplaced genomic scaffold, rAnoCar3.1.pri scaffold_12, whole genome shotgun sequence:
- the tmem185a gene encoding transmembrane protein 185A produces MNLRGLFQDFNPSKFLIYACLLLFSVLLSLRLDDKIQWSYWAVFAPIWLWKLMVIVGASVGTGVWARNPQYRAEGETCVEFKAMLIAVGIHLLLLMFEVLVCDGIERGTRFWLLVFMPLFFVSPVSVAACVWGFRHDRSLELEILCSVNILQFIFIALRLDEIIKWPWLVVCVPLWILMSFLCLVVLYYIVWSVLFLRSMDVIAEQRRTHITMAISWMTIVVPLLTFEILLVHRLDGHNTFSYIPIFVPLWLSLITLMATTFGQKGGNHWWFGIRKDFCQFLLEIFPFLREYGNISYDLHHEDNDEAEETPIPEPPKIAPMFRKKTGVVITQSPGKYVIPPPKLNIDMPD; encoded by the exons ATGAACctgcggggcctcttccaagactTCAACCCCAG CAAATTTCTTATCTATGCCTGCCTGCTGCTGTTCTCAGTTTTGCTTTCTCTCCGTTTGGATGACAAGATTCAGTGGAGCTATTGGGCAGTGTTTGCTCCAATATGGCTATGGAAGTTGATGGTCATTGTAGGTGCTTCAGTAGGAACTGGAGTGTGGGCACGAAACCCACAGTATCG AGCAGAAGGAGAAACGTGCGTGGAGTTCAAAGCCATGTTAATTGCAGTCGGCATCCATTTGCTCCTTCTGATGTTTGAAGTGCTGGTTTGCGATGGAATTGAAAGAGGAACTCGCTTCTGGCTTCTAGTCTTCATGCCATTGTTCTTCGTATCTCCAGTGTCAGTTGCAGCTTGTGTGTGGGGCTTTCGCCATGACAGATCTCTGGAG CTGGAAATCCTGTGTTCCGTCAATATTCTCCAGTTCATATTTATTGCACTCCGTCTGGATGAAATTATCAAGTGGCCATGGCTT GTTGTCTGTGTCCCTTTGTGGATCCTCATGTCTTTTTTGTGTTTGGTTGTACTCTACTACATTGTCTGGTCTGTCCTGTTCTTGCGTTCCATGGATGTAATTGCTGAACAAAGGAGAACACACATAACAATGGCTATCAGTTGGATGACAATCGTGGTCCCATTGCTCACCTTTGAA ATCCTGCTTGTGCACAGACTGGATGGACATAACACATTCTCCTATATACCTATATTTGTCCCTCTTTGGCTTTCACTGATAACCTTAATGGCAACAACATTTGGGCAGAAAGGGGGCAATCATT GGTGGTTTGGAATTCGCAAGGACTTCTGTCAATTCCTGCTTGAAATATTCCCCTTCCTGAGAGAGTATGGCAACATTTCCTATGATCTGCATCATGAAGACAATGACGAGGCGGAAGAAACGCCCATCCCCGAACCTCCCAAAATTGCTCCCATGTTTAGAAAAAAGACTGGCGTGGTTATTACGCAGAGTCCCGGGAAATACGTCATTCCGCCTCCCAAACTAAACATTGATATGCCAGATTAA